A single Schistocerca gregaria isolate iqSchGreg1 unplaced genomic scaffold, iqSchGreg1.2 ptg000867l, whole genome shotgun sequence DNA region contains:
- the LOC126323771 gene encoding mRNA export factor-like isoform X2 → MESCWQVNQNGTSELKGSMQHEAPALGLSWNSDGTKVFSAGCDCKGMMWDIATGTFTQVAKHDEPINICRVVMTSRGSLVCTGSWDRTLKYWDTRQQQPIVTCQLKDRPYCADFLNNLAVVCTVGNTAQVYNLNDPLQVFKSVQSSLRYQVRCISCFPDSTGFAMGSIEGRVALHYIDGSTDAQGKSKDFNFKCHRLNDVVYGINTVLFNKQYGTLLTGGSDGFIYFWDKQSRSRIKEFKKLPSPITASALNFNESILAYAEGYDWYMGAEYNNPSTYPICIFIRAIGTEMKGKQ, encoded by the exons ATGGAAAG CTGCTGGCAAGTCAACCAGAACGGAACTTCGGAGTTGAAGGGTAGCATGCAGCATGAGGCACCTGCATTGGGTCTCTCTTGGAACTCG GATGGCACCAAAGTTTTTTCTGCTGGATGCGACTGCAAGGGCATGATGTGGGATATTGCGACCGGCACTTTCACGCAAGTTGCCAag CACGATGAGCCGATCAACATCTGCCGAGTCGTGATGACGTCGCGGGGCTCCTTGGTCTGCACCGGCTCTTGGGACAGGACCCTCAAGTATTGGGACACTCGCCAGCAACAGCCGATAGTTACCTGCCAGCTGAAGGACCGACCTTACTGCGCCGACTTTTTGAACAATTTGGCCGTTGTTTGCACGGTTGGCAACACGGCGCAGGTATACAACCTGAACGACCCTCTCCAGGTGTTCAAGAGCGTGCAGTCGTCCTTGAGATACCAGGTTCGGTGCATCTCCTGTTTTCCGGACAGCACGGGGTTCGCGATGGGCTCCATCGAGGGCAGAGTCGCGCTTCATTACATAGACGGGTCCACCGACGCACAGGGGAAGAGCAAAGACTTCAACTTCAAGTGTCACCGCCTCAACGACGTGGTGTACGGTATCAACACCGTTTTGTTCAACAAGCAGTACGGCACCCTCCTTACGGGCGGATCAGACGGCTTCATTTATTTCTGGGACAAGCAGTCGCGCTCTCGAATCAAGGAGTTCAAGAAGCTCCCTTCGCCGATAACCGCCTCTGCTCTGAACTTCAACGAGTCTATACTAGCATACGCGGAGGGATACGACTGGTACATGGGCGCTGAGTACAACAACCCATCGACCTATCCTATATGTATCTTTATCCGCGCGATAGGGACCGAAATGAAGGGGAAACAATAA
- the LOC126323771 gene encoding uncharacterized protein LOC126323771 isoform X1 has protein sequence MYGSSRRGTNINNPNGDTPLSTQPEDTVSGLAWSPKSNYIACSAWDGKISCWQVNQNGTSELKGSMQHEAPALGLSWNSDGTKVFSAGCDCKGMMWDIATGTFTQVAKHDEPINICRVVMTSRGSLVCTGSWDRTLKYWDTRQQQPIVTCQLKDRPYCADFLNNLAVVCTVGNTAQVYNLNDPLQVFKSVQSSLRYQVRCISCFPDSTGFAMGSIEGRVALHYIDGSTDAQGKSKDFNFKCHRLNDVVYGINTVLFNKQYGTLLTGGSDGFIYFWDKQSRSRIKEFKKLPSPITASALNFNESILAYAEGYDWYMGAEYNNPSTYPICIFIRAIGTEMKGKQ, from the exons ATGTATGGCAGTTCTCGGAGGGGCACCAACATCAACAACCCGAACGGCGATACGCCGTTGTCGACTCAGCCGGAAGACACCGTCTCCGGCCTGGCGTGGAGTCCGAAGAGCAATTACATAGCGTGCTCGGCTTGGGATGGAAAG ATCAGCTGCTGGCAAGTCAACCAGAACGGAACTTCGGAGTTGAAGGGTAGCATGCAGCATGAGGCACCTGCATTGGGTCTCTCTTGGAACTCG GATGGCACCAAAGTTTTTTCTGCTGGATGCGACTGCAAGGGCATGATGTGGGATATTGCGACCGGCACTTTCACGCAAGTTGCCAag CACGATGAGCCGATCAACATCTGCCGAGTCGTGATGACGTCGCGGGGCTCCTTGGTCTGCACCGGCTCTTGGGACAGGACCCTCAAGTATTGGGACACTCGCCAGCAACAGCCGATAGTTACCTGCCAGCTGAAGGACCGACCTTACTGCGCCGACTTTTTGAACAATTTGGCCGTTGTTTGCACGGTTGGCAACACGGCGCAGGTATACAACCTGAACGACCCTCTCCAGGTGTTCAAGAGCGTGCAGTCGTCCTTGAGATACCAGGTTCGGTGCATCTCCTGTTTTCCGGACAGCACGGGGTTCGCGATGGGCTCCATCGAGGGCAGAGTCGCGCTTCATTACATAGACGGGTCCACCGACGCACAGGGGAAGAGCAAAGACTTCAACTTCAAGTGTCACCGCCTCAACGACGTGGTGTACGGTATCAACACCGTTTTGTTCAACAAGCAGTACGGCACCCTCCTTACGGGCGGATCAGACGGCTTCATTTATTTCTGGGACAAGCAGTCGCGCTCTCGAATCAAGGAGTTCAAGAAGCTCCCTTCGCCGATAACCGCCTCTGCTCTGAACTTCAACGAGTCTATACTAGCATACGCGGAGGGATACGACTGGTACATGGGCGCTGAGTACAACAACCCATCGACCTATCCTATATGTATCTTTATCCGCGCGATAGGGACCGAAATGAAGGGGAAACAATAA